Proteins co-encoded in one Eremothecium sinecaudum strain ATCC 58844 chromosome VI, complete sequence genomic window:
- a CDS encoding 60S ribosomal protein eL13 (Syntenic homolog of Ashbya gossypii ADR257C; Syntenic homolog of Saccharomyces cerevisiae YDL082W (RPL13A) and YMR142C (RPL13B); 1-intron in Ashbya gossypii), producing the protein MAISKNLPILKNHFRKHWQERVKVHFDQAGKKVSRRNARAAKAAKIAPRPLDLLRPVVRAPTVKYNRKVRAGRGFTLAEVKAAGLTAAYARTIGIAVDHRRQNRNEEIFELNVQRLKEYQSKIIVFPRKGAAPAADQVLSTAATLPIVQPVTDVETRAVEDNGESAYRTLRLARSDKKYQGIREKRAKEKAEAEAEKKK; encoded by the exons ATGG CTATCTCCAAGAACTTACCAATTTTGAAGAACCACTTCAGAAAGCACTGGCAAGAACGTGTCAAGGTTCACTTTGACCAAGCCGGTAAGAAGGTCTCTAGACGTAACGCTAGAGCTGCCAAGGCTGCCAAGATTGCTCCAAGACCATTGGACTTGTTGAGACCTGTCGTCAGAGCACCAACTGTCAAGTACAACAGAAAGGTTAGAGCTGGTAGAGGTTTCACCTTGGCTGAAGTAAAGGCTGCTGGTTTGACTGCTGCTTACGCCAGAACTATTGGTATTGCTGTAGACCACAGACGTCAGAACAGAAACGAAGAGATCTTTGAATTGAATGTCCAAAGATTGAAGGAATACCAATCCAAGATCATTGTTTTCCCAAGAAAGGGTGCTGCTCCAGCTGCTGACCAAGTCTTGTCAACTGCTGCTACCTTACCAATTGTTCAACCAGTTACCGATGTTGAGACCAGAGCTGTTGAAGACAACGGTGAGTCTGCTTACAGAACATTGAGATTGGCTAGATCTGACAAGAAGTACCAAGGTATCAGAGAAAAGAGAGCCAAGGAAAAGGCTGAAGCCGAAGCCGAAAAGAAGAAATAA
- a CDS encoding 40S ribosomal protein uS9 (Syntenic homolog of Ashbya gossypii ADR258W; Syntenic homolog of Saccharomyces cerevisiae YMR143W (RPS16A) and YDL083C (RPS16B); 1-intron in Ashbya gossypii), whose product MSTVPSVQTFGKKKSATAVAHVKAGRGLIKVNGSPITLVEPEILRFKVYEPLLLVGLDKFANIDIRVRVTGGGHVSQVYAIRQAIAKGLVAYHQKYVDEQSKNELKKAFTSYDRTLLIADSRQAEPKKFGGRGARARFQKSYR is encoded by the exons ATGTCTACTGTCCCAAGTGTTCAA ACTTTCGGTAAGAAGAAATCCGCTACTGCTGTTGCCCACGTCAAGGCCGGTAGGGGTTTGATCAAGGTTAACGGTTCCCCAATCACTTTGGTTGAACCTGAAATCTTGAGATTCAAGGTCTACGAGCCATTATTATTGGTTGGTTTGGACAAGTTCGCCAACATTGACATCAGAGTCAGAGTTACTGGTGGTGGTCACGTGTCCCAAGTCTACGCTATCAGACAAGCTATTGCTAAGGGTTTGGTTGCATACCACCAGAAATACGTTGACGAACAATCTAAGAACGAATTGAAGAAGGCTTTCACTTCTTACGACAGAACCTTGTTGATTGCTGATTCTAGACAAGCTGAACCTAAGAAGTTCGGTGGTAGAGGTGCTCGTGCTAGATTCCAAAAGTCTTACCGTTAA
- a CDS encoding HFL113Wp (Syntenic homolog of Ashbya gossypii ADR261C; Syntenic homolog of Ashbya gossypii NOHBY435; No homolog in Saccharomyces cerevisiae; Syntenic homolog of Kluyveromyces lactis KLLA0E22011g), with the protein MELNELDTGRNGNTPAETVSTGPGSNVLPNDVLNSNSVDPSLSFNSTLPANKEVRIQLALQYCKQQQQRELKSQSTSIGDSPKYSGDAPIAHSRPKQSLRQIAMFFQIPKSTLYDRLKNSKKRVSRDDIDSVSGNASSFVSAVGAMPNDGGKRRSGSLTSPNTASHLIQMKLDPALEEELFLYLRKVCLAYGNLPNLVQLKYLISQEVKHITLGRKWVSNFIKRHNSRIIYGWDVYHNPIKFEDFKKWKNQFTFLWIWFEPLLQNTIRKCVNDGHAFYYLIRVPISYELLGSCFLCFKVSSDFKFSLVFVPEVITFRDNSSNMLHKEERVKILNRTLHSFCQRIPSDTKLIIFEGFDEQYRWELESCVQLVNIDNFVALPWGKHILMRLIDFGPELLSMNGPNNIKLSWEENRSSWPDIETDLKVFMTVSTDTSSTAAQLGIPSLPDFSPTANKSMDIEINAAASDDEDHHQQHRASGAANVGVTLMGQSNDHNPSTAAAAVAAAAATNAQKQTSPSSSHLQEQLKSIVTVIDEHERQLYNSMASQSSKVLLNTIFNRLREVVGDDPIR; encoded by the coding sequence ATGGAGTTAAACGAATTAGATACGGGCAGGAATGGCAATACGCCTGCTGAGACAGTATCCACTGGACCTGGTTCAAATGTTCTCCCAAATGATGTTCTAAATTCTAATTCTGTGGATCCATCCCTGTCTTTCAATTCTACTTTGCCAGCAAACAAGGAAGTTCGAATCCAGTTGGCTTTGCAATACTGTaagcaacaacagcaaaGAGAGCTGAAATCGCAATCCACTTCTATTGGGGACAGCCCTAAGTATAGTGGAGATGCTCCTATCGCCCACAGCAGACCGAAGCAGTCTTTAAGACAAATTGCGATGTTCTTTCAAATCCCTAAATCAACATTGTACGATAGGCTCAAAAATAGCAAGAAAAGGGTTTCGAGGGATGACATTGATTCGGTTTCAGGTAATGCATCAAGTTTCGTAAGCGCAGTTGGTGCGATGCCAAATGATGGGGGGAAACGTCGTTCGGGTTCACTAACGAGTCCAAACACGGCAAGTCATCTGATACAGATGAAGCTGGATCCTGCCCTAGAAGAGGAGCTCTTTCTCTATTTAAGGAAAGTTTGTCTTGCATATGGGAATTTACCGAACTTGGTGCAGCTAAAGTATCTCATCTCTCAAGAAGTAAAGCATATTACACTGGGCCGGAAATGGGTATCCAATTTCATTAAGAGACACAACAGTAGAATTATATACGGCTGGGACGTGTATCACAACCCCATCAAGTTTGAGGATTTTAAAAAATGGAAGAATCAGTTTACATTCTTATGGATATGGTTTGAGCCGCTCCTTCAAAATACTATAAGAAAATGCGTAAATGATGGACATGCTTTCTACTATTTGATTAGAGTCCCAATCTCATATGAACTACTGGGAAGCTGTTTCCTTTGCTTCAAGGTCAGCTCAGATTTCAAGTTTTCTCTTGTATTTGTACCAGAAGTCATTACCTTCAGGGACAACAGTTCGAACATGTTACATAAGGAAGAGCGTGTCAAGATTTTAAACCGAACATTACACAGTTTCTGCCAGCGCATTCCTTCTGATACGAAACTCATTATCTTCGAGGGCTTCGATGAACAGTACCGCTGGGAGCTAGAATCCTGCGTTCAACTGGTAAATATTGATAATTTCGTTGCATTGCCTTGGGGCAAACACATACTCATGCGATTGATAGATTTTGGCCCGGAGCTCCTCAGTATGAATGGCCCCAATAACATTAAGCTGTCTTGGGAAGAAAACAGATCTAGCTGGCCCGATATCGAAACGGACTTAAAAGTTTTTATGACAGTTTCTACTGATACCTCTTCAACAGCCGCCCAGCTTGGGATTCCCTCGTTACCCGACTTTAGCCCAACAGCCAATAAATCCATGGATATAGAAATAAATGCAGCTGCTAGTGACGATGAAGATCACCACCAACAGCATCGAGCTAGCGGGGCCGCAAATGTGGGTGTCACACTAATGGGACAGTCTAACGACCATAACCCATCGACTGCTGCGGCCGCCGTCGCTGCAGCGGCCGCAACCAACGCACAGAAGCAAACCAGTCCTAGTTCTTCACATCTCCAAGAACAACTTAAATCTATTGTAACTGTAATAGATGAACACGAGCGCCAACTTTATAACAGCATGGCCAGTCAGTCCTCCAAAGTTCTTCTCAACACGATCTTTAACCGCCTTCGTGAAGTCGTAGGAGATGATCCAATACGATAA
- the RPP1A gene encoding ribosomal protein P1 (Syntenic homolog of Ashbya gossypii ADR256W; Syntenic homolog of Saccharomyces cerevisiae YDL081C (RPP1A)): MSVETALAYASLILADAEVEISSEKLLTLTNTAKVEVESIWADIYAKALENQNLKELMVKIEGGAAAAAPIAGAAGAASGAAAEEAKEEEEAKEESDDDMGFGLFD; this comes from the coding sequence ATGTCTGTTGAAACTGCTTTAGCTTACGCTTCTTTGATTTTGGCTGACGCCGAAGTTGAGATCTCTTCCGAGAAGTTGTTGACCTTGACCAACACCGCAAAGGTCGAAGTTGAATCCATCTGGGCTGATATCTACGCTAAGGCTTTGGAAAACCAAAACTTGAAGGAATTGATGGTCAAGATTGAAGGTGGTGCTGCTGCCGCTGCTCCAATTGCTGGTGCTGCTGGTGCTGCTTCCGGTGCTGCTGCCGAAGAAGCtaaggaagaagaagaggCTAAAGAGGAATCCGACGATGACATGGGTTTCGGTTTGTTTGACTAA
- the NDE1 gene encoding NADH-ubiquinone reductase (H(+)-translocating) NDE1 (Syntenic homolog of Ashbya gossypii ADR262C; Syntenic homolog of Saccharomyces cerevisiae YMR145C (NDE1) and YDL085W (NDE2)), with product MFSRSAFRVSSRFTAARPGLTCRRFLSQGSAGTAVTAKKSLTKRVFTGIAKASLLSVLAGTAYVSYELYRESNPSAQKPQGAVFSDGSPRKTLVILGTGWGSISLLKNLDTTLYNVIVVSPRNYFLFTPLLPSTPVGTIELKSIVEPVRSITRRTPGEVVYYEAEALDVDPRTKTVKIKSVESGEHAYEMDLNYDYLVVGVGAQPTTFGIPGVFEHASFLKEIPDAQDIRTKIMNNIERAATLSPNDPERKRLLSFVVVGGGPTGVEFAAELRDYVDQDLSKWMPELSKEIKVVLCEALPNILNMFDKSLWKYAQDLLKEEKIDLRINTMVKSVDATQITTKCNDKLEELPYGVLVWATGNAPRDVSNSLMNKLEEQNSRRGLLINNKLQLLGAEDSIFAIGDCTFYPGLFPTAQVAHQEGEYLAHVFKKQHKIDQLSWQIQNVRDSSEIARLQTKKDKLNAQIKQFEYQHQGALAYIGSEKAIADLAIGESKYRLAGSWTFWFWKSSYLVMCLTFRNRVLVALDWLKVSVLGRDSSV from the coding sequence ATGTTTTCTCGAAGTGCTTTTAGAGTTAGTAGCAGATTTACTGCTGCTCGGCCAGGATTAACATGCCGTCGGTTTTTATCTCAAGGTTCTGCCGGTACTGCAGTGACTGCAAAGAAGAGTTTAACTAAGCGTGTGTTTACCGGTATTGCTAAGGCTTCGTTGCTATCTGTGTTGGCTGGTACAGCTTATGTCTCTTACGAGTTGTACAGGGAATCAAATCCCTCTGCTCAGAAGCCTCAAGGTGCTGTTTTCAGTGATGGTTCACCAAGAAAGACTTTAGTGATTTTGGGAACCGGGTGGGGTTCTATCTCgttattgaagaatttggATACAACACTCTACAATGTTATTGTTGTATCTCCACGTAATTACTTTTTGTTTACTCCGTTGTTGCCATCGACTCCTGTAGGTACTATTGAGCTGAAATCCATTGTTGAGCCTGTTAGATCTATCACCAGGCGTACGCCGGGTGAGGTTGTTTATTACGAGGCGGAAGCCTTGGATGTTGATCCACGTACGAAGACTGTGAAGATAAAGTCTGTTGAGAGTGGAGAACACGCCTATGAGATGGACTTGAACTACGACTACTTGGTTGTTGGTGTTGGTGCACAACCTACCACCTTTGGTATTCCAGGTGTGTTTGAGCACGCTTCGTTTTTGAAGGAGATCCCAGATGCGCAAGATATTAGAACTAAGATTATGAATAACATCGAGAGAGCCGCCACTTTGTCTCCAAATGACCCCGAAAGAAAGCGTTTGTTGTCTTTCGTTGTTGTCGGTGGTGGTCCAACTGGTGTTGAATTTGCAGCTGAGTTACGTGATTATGTCGACCAAGATCTATCCAAGTGGATGCCAGAATTGTCTAAGGAGATCAAAGTTGTTTTGTGCGAGGCTTTGCCAAACATCTTGAACATGTTTGACAAGTCATTATGGAAATATGCTCAAGATCTATTGaaggaagaaaagattGATTTGCGGATTAATACCATGGTCAAGAGCGTTGATGCTACCCAAATAACTACCAAATGCAACGATAAGCTAGAAGAATTACCTTACGGTGTTTTGGTTTGGGCTACTGGTAACGCGCCAAGAGATGTTTCTAATTCCTTGATGAACAAATTGGAGGAACAAAACTCCAGAAGAGGTCTATTGATTAACAACAAACTACAGTTGCTAGGTGCTGAAGACTCTATCTTTGCTATTGGTGACTGTACTTTCTACCCGGGTTTATTCCCAACTGCTCAGGTGGCTCATCAGGAAGGTGAGTACTTAGCTCACGTTTTCAAGAAACAGCACAAGATCGATCAACTCTCGTGGCAGATACAAAATGTCAGAGATTCTAGCGAAATTGCTCGTTTGCAAACTAAAAAGGATAAGCTGAATGCTCAGATCAAACAGTTCGAGTATCAGCACCAAGGTGCCTTGGCATACATTGGTTCCGAGAAAGCGATTGCCGATTTAGCTATCGGTGAATCAAAGTATAGATTGGCTGGTTCTTGGACTTTCTGGTTCTGGAAGTCTTCCTACTTAGTCATGTGTTTAACCTTCAGAAACAGGGTCTTGGTTGCATTGGACTGGTTGAAGGTTTCCGTGTTGGGTAGAGATTCCTCTGTTTGA
- the FDO1 gene encoding Fdo1p (Syntenic homolog of Ashbya gossypii ADR259W; Syntenic homolog of Saccharomyces cerevisiae YMR144W) → MGLEVVSKPASPSQMGLLVPKLTRKSSLSSNSSGSGDDSLLQEQISAAVDHTKLLLSKLNEDVLPIEKNGNIASKNREQQFLEEGGYSRPQKEVITHIVKNAVERQTIKPEIYHRTDLYHKLQRGTNTELLDSLNSLVDLLEKSQQNVRQLKLKNLLLSSNLKDIDSRKGVEMNLSKHLYEKVKLQLNIENQELKETIRLKDTKISKYRHTIIEKNKQINKLMRILNDTSSIESRSSSLPLSSHNRPNLVIKNPRDEHSLQRSDSSMLDTLGILASRVLSEENESAHSHELTESDNYHSTDSSQSHLTSAQVQIQKSQVRCEGKLTQTKQLPSMKIPSLRKFSVLREVQNDQLACIGGSNSKKGNAGASLITATLPTFLSYEGLNRSTKEG, encoded by the coding sequence ATGGGATTGGAAGTTGTTTCGAAGCCAGCTAGTCCATCTCAAATGGGATTACTGGTGCCGAAATTGACGCGGAAGTCGTCGTTATCGTCTAATTCATCAGGATCTGGTGATGACAGTTTGCTGCAGGAGCAAATATCGGCTGCCGTTGATCATACGAAGCTGTTACTAAGCAAGCTGAATGAGGATGTTTTACCTATTGAAAAGAATGGCAACATCGCTAGCAAGAACAGAGAGCAACAGTTTCTCGAGGAGGGTGGGTATTCACGACCACAAAAAGAAGTCATTACACATATTGTAAAAAATGCAGTAGAGCGGCAGACTATAAAGCCTGAAATTTATCACCGTACAGATTTGTATCATAAATTGCAAAGGGGTACCAACACTGAGTTGCTAGACTCGCTAAACTCGCTTGTGGATCTATTAGAAAAATCACAACAGAATGTAAGGCAATTGAAGCTTAAGAACTTACTCTTGAGTTCTAATTTGAAGGATATTGATTCACGAAAGGGTGTCGAAATGAACCTATCTAAGCATCTTTATGAGAAAGTAAAATTACaattaaatattgaaaaCCAGGAACTAAAAGAAACAATACGTCTGAAGGATACGAAGATATCAAAATACCGGCATACTATCATTGAGAAGAACAAACAGATTAATAAACTCATGCGTATTTTGAACGATACATCATCAATTGAGAGTAGGTCTTCATCACTTCCTTTGTCAAGTCATAACCGACCAAATTTAGTAATTAAAAATCCTCGAGATGAACACTCATTACAGCGTTCGGACTCAAGTATGTTGGATACACTTGGGATCTTAGCATCTCGAGTACTCAGTGAAGAGAATGAATCTGCTCATAGTCATGAGCTAACAGAATCTGATAATTATCACTCAACTGATAGCTCACAGTCACACTTGACATCCGCGCAAGTGCAGATACAAAAATCGCAGGTACGATGTGAAGGAAAACTTACCCAGACCAAGCAATTACCTAGTATGAAAATACCAAGTCTACGTAAATTTTCTGTGTTGCGCGAAGTTCAAAATGATCAACTTGCATGTATCGGTGGCTCAAATTCCAAAAAGGGAAACGCTGGCGCTTCACTGATAACTGCGACTTTACCTACATTCTTGAGCTACGAAGGGCTGAATAGATCTACGAAAGAGGGCTGA
- the SUB2 gene encoding ATP-dependent RNA helicase SUB2 (Syntenic homolog of Ashbya gossypii ADR260C; Syntenic homolog of Saccharomyces cerevisiae YDL084W (SUB2)), whose protein sequence is MSHEGEEDLLEYSDNEQEIQVDNTKAAEAAANGDDSGDAKDADKKGSYVGIHSTGFKDFLLKPELSRAIIDCGFEHPSEVQQHTIPQSIHGTDILCQAKSGLGKTAVFVLSTLQQLDPVPGEVSVVVLCNARELAYQIRNEYLRFSKYMPDVKTAVFYGGTDTRKDIELLKNKETSPHIVVATPGRLKALVRDNNIDLSNVKNFVIDECDKVLEELDMRRDVQDIFRATPRDKQVMMFSATLSQEIRPICRRFLQNPLEIFVDDEAKLTLHGLQQYYIKLEEREKNRKLAQLLDDLEFNQVIIFVKSTLRANELTMLLNASNFPAITVHGHMRQEERIARYKAFKEFEKRICVSTDVFGRGIDIERINLAINYDMPNEADQYLHRVGRAGRFGTKGLAISLVSSKEDEEVLVKIQERFDVKITEFPEEGVDPSTYLNT, encoded by the coding sequence ATGTCGCACGAAGGTGAAGAAGATTTATTAGAGTATTCTGACAACGAGCAAGAGATCCAAGTTGACAATACGAAGGCAGCAGAAGCCGCCGCCAATGGTGATGATTCTGGAGATGCTAAGGATGCAGATAAGAAGGGATCATATGTTGGTATTCACTCTACAGGTTTCAAAGACTTTTTATTGAAACCGGAATTGTCGAGAGCAATTATCGACTGTGGGTTTGAACATCCTTCAGAAGTTCAACAACATACTATTCCTCAGTCAATTCATGGAACAGATATTTTGTGTCAGGCGAAATCCGGATTGGGTAAGACCGctgtttttgttttgtCTACATTGCAACAATTGGACCCGGTTCCTGGAGAAGTATCAGTCGTTGTGTTGTGTAACGCGAGAGAATTAGCGTACCAAATCAGAAACGAATATCTAAGATTTTCCAAGTATATGCCAGACGTTAAAACTGCAGTTTTCTATGGTGGTACTGATACGCGGAAGGACATTGAATTGCTGAAAAACAAAGAAACATCTCCTCACATTGTTGTCGCCACTCCTGGGCGTTTAAAGGCATTGGTTAGAGATAATAACATTGATTTGTCTAACGTTAAAAATTTTGTCATCGATGAATGTGATAAAGTTTTGGAAGAGCTAGACATGAGAAGAGATGTTCAGGACATTTTCAGAGCTACTCCAAGAGACAAACAGGTTATGATGTTTTCCGCCACCTTATCACAAGAGATTAGACCAATTTGTAGGAGATTCCTACAGAACCCATTGGAGATCTTTGTTGATGATGAGGCTAAGTTGACCTTACACGGTTTGCAACAATATTATATTAAACTAGAGGAGCGCGAAAAGAACCGGAAGTTGGCTCAATTGTTAGATGATTTGGAATTCAACCAGGTCATTATCTTTGTGAAGTCAACCCTTAGGGCAAACGAGTTGACCATGTTGCTAAACGCATCGAACTTTCCAGCGATTACTGTCCATGGGCATATGAGACAGGAAGAACGTATTGCACGCTATAAAGCCTTTAAGGAATTTGAAAAGCGTATCTGTGTTTCAACTGATGTTTTCGGTAGAGGTATTGATATCGAACGCATCAACTTGGCTATCAATTACGATATGCCTAACGAAGCTGACCAATACTTACATCGTGTAGGTAGGGCTGGTAGATTTGGTACCAAAGGTTTGGCTATCTCCTTGGTTTCATCCAAGGAAGATGAGGAGGTCCTGGTTAAGATCCAAGAACGTTTTGATGTGAAGATTACCGAATTCCCAGAAGAGGGTGTAGATCCATCTACATATTTGAACACTTAA